In Nitrospirota bacterium, the following proteins share a genomic window:
- a CDS encoding substrate-binding domain-containing protein, with amino-acid sequence MLRHIIFIIYISIFIACSAFAEDVIIVNRNNPINDISSVQLKQIYNGRIKFWNNGIKIIPVDQADQNKPASRFANVILGVDLETKRRFWMQKLYAGAGTPPRQETNGDGVISIVASEPGAIGYVKKDELTSAVKHITVDGNQGY; translated from the coding sequence ATGCTCAGACATATAATTTTCATAATTTATATTTCGATATTTATTGCATGCAGCGCCTTCGCGGAAGATGTAATAATAGTAAACAGGAATAATCCTATAAATGATATTTCTTCCGTTCAACTCAAACAAATTTACAATGGCAGAATCAAGTTCTGGAATAATGGGATAAAGATTATCCCGGTTGACCAGGCTGATCAGAACAAACCGGCATCACGATTTGCCAATGTCATACTTGGAGTGGATTTGGAGACTAAGCGCAGGTTTTGGATGCAAAAATTGTACGCAGGCGCCGGCACTCCCCCCAGGCAGGAAACCAACGGCGACGGGGTAATATCTATAGTTGCATCCGAACCAGGTGCAATCGGCTATGTGAAAAAAGATGAGTTAACATCTGCAGTGAAACACATAACTGTAGACGGCAACCAGGGCTACTGA
- the wrbA gene encoding NAD(P)H:quinone oxidoreductase translates to MAAVKILVLFYSKTGHMLKMARSIAGDVEAAGAELRLRKAAELAPKEIIEKSREWKAIFGQMTDIPDAMVDDLLWMDGLIVGTPTRFGNMAAPMRNFWDQTGKLWMEGALIGKTVSAFSSAEMVHGGQEATLLSMYPTFLAHGMIIVGIPATVKELYQAGSYYGALSSGEPNDTDLLVAGKMTRRLIDITGKLTK, encoded by the coding sequence ATGGCTGCTGTTAAGATTTTAGTGCTGTTCTATAGCAAGACAGGACATATGCTCAAGATGGCGAGGTCTATTGCAGGGGATGTTGAAGCCGCAGGCGCTGAACTGCGTCTCAGAAAGGCTGCTGAACTTGCCCCAAAGGAAATAATTGAGAAGAGCCGGGAATGGAAGGCCATTTTCGGCCAGATGACGGATATACCTGATGCTATGGTGGATGACCTGCTTTGGATGGACGGTCTCATCGTAGGCACGCCCACGAGATTTGGCAATATGGCGGCTCCAATGAGAAACTTCTGGGATCAGACGGGTAAATTGTGGATGGAAGGGGCTCTGATCGGGAAGACGGTTTCTGCCTTTTCTTCTGCAGAGATGGTTCATGGAGGACAGGAGGCAACCCTGCTGTCTATGTATCCGACATTTCTTGCCCATGGGATGATTATTGTAGGAATTCCTGCAACCGTTAAGGAGCTGTATCAGGCAGGTTCCTACTACGGCGCATTGTCATCAGGTGAGCCCAATGATACAGACCTCCTGGTCGCCGGTAAAATGACCAGGCGGCTGATTGATATCACAGGCAAACTGACAAAGTAG
- a CDS encoding exodeoxyribonuclease V subunit gamma: MLNLYLGNFHPDLEDSLFHHISEIKKADIYSQIAVVTPSEHIRKRIKTLLAAERGMSLLGVHFHTFHALSLKLYEEKYGLTSHTICDDFFFAEMIRIILSMGNEGTRLFSHFTQTPEGCLAIRRTIRELREARVEPENITDGISEGLFCQDDSEKLAALLTVYREFLRIKSEKGIIDYSDLPDLSAGVVPVSAYLKRFSGIIYYGFYDLTQVQFDLLQAIAGVYPVTMFFPYAEGIPAASFTGIFYDSFIRGLMTNYSKVVRLSRSKADNDSKSLFPVNCPTAVISASGTDDEVSAVAKTILRLVGADGYPFSGIGVVARDINEYIHAIERIFSAHNIPFVSSGSEAVDRYPVVKAVLILMSVHENGYRRSDIIDLVSSHCCRKKAEAFFPEGTELRPDRLDLFTRLAGITKGLREWERLDKHIREGFVKRGSGDDDGGGEDIVSREEVAGLRSLIYALNNDFISLPPVSSWSDYAARFASLLRKYIEIDEFPDEHPAGSVIESLESITKLGIIYPEVSAAEFIETFKRCLKGSENKVCSKDISAVQVLDAMSARAIPFRALFVIGMNEKVFPRNIREDPLLRDSVRHVMVRTMGYKIEEKMNGFEEEKLLFYLLANSARERLYITFQRTDDSGDLRIPSWYISEVSPPEPVKEWKIPRRLGDKYAAGQFYDYNLLTPHELSTRVILEGIDASPVMKGFCFNPALYKYGREAIKHHEKMSARLTGFDGLTGQIDEYWEKIVMSGISPTSMERFALCPFSYFAGHMLRLKRRRRDEPVMGIEPADAGNICHMVLKRFYSGYRMAETRDFKSFLNETARSVFAEFEQNNPVGYPVIWEIERERLLTLLTDFVAYDLHEMSLSGYIPYMYEAPVKGKLAALRLSECTYDIPVYGIIDRVDRHKDHDRFRIIDYKFKAGSALPAGEGDLILSAVRGQRLQPPLYVLMTKAYLHDKAGVENPVCDDVRFNYLAPNWTDVAIEERFSSFPGDCWESETGEKILTTIKLLLEGIRKGLFFIMPGNYCKTCDYSAICRKNHFPTRSRAKKDEWIVRDYMDLRNMKMD, from the coding sequence ATGCTTAACCTTTACCTTGGAAATTTTCATCCTGATCTTGAAGATTCGCTGTTTCATCATATATCAGAGATCAAAAAGGCGGACATTTATTCGCAGATTGCAGTAGTAACCCCCTCAGAGCATATCCGGAAACGCATAAAGACCCTCCTCGCTGCAGAGCGGGGAATGTCCCTCCTGGGAGTCCATTTTCATACCTTTCACGCATTATCCCTGAAACTATACGAAGAAAAGTATGGTTTAACAAGTCACACGATTTGTGATGACTTTTTCTTTGCTGAGATGATCCGGATAATTCTTTCCATGGGAAATGAAGGGACAAGACTGTTCAGTCACTTTACGCAGACTCCGGAAGGGTGCCTGGCAATCAGGAGAACCATACGGGAATTGCGGGAGGCAAGGGTAGAGCCTGAAAATATTACAGACGGCATCAGTGAGGGCCTGTTCTGCCAGGATGATAGTGAAAAGTTAGCGGCCCTTTTAACCGTCTACCGTGAATTTCTCAGGATAAAATCAGAGAAGGGCATTATTGACTACTCTGACCTTCCTGATTTATCTGCAGGAGTTGTGCCTGTATCTGCATATCTGAAAAGGTTCAGCGGGATTATTTATTATGGTTTCTATGACCTGACACAGGTCCAGTTTGATTTACTCCAGGCCATAGCAGGAGTTTATCCTGTAACAATGTTCTTCCCTTATGCAGAAGGAATCCCGGCAGCTTCATTCACCGGCATATTCTATGATTCCTTTATCCGTGGATTGATGACGAACTATTCCAAAGTAGTAAGACTCTCGCGTTCGAAAGCGGACAATGACAGCAAATCCCTTTTCCCTGTGAATTGTCCGACAGCGGTAATAAGCGCCTCAGGCACGGACGATGAGGTATCTGCAGTGGCAAAGACAATTCTGAGGTTAGTCGGGGCAGATGGATATCCCTTCTCCGGAATCGGGGTGGTTGCAAGAGATATTAATGAATATATTCATGCAATCGAAAGGATATTCTCTGCTCACAATATCCCGTTTGTATCAAGCGGAAGTGAGGCTGTTGACAGATATCCTGTTGTAAAGGCAGTGCTGATACTGATGTCAGTCCATGAAAATGGCTACAGGCGTTCCGATATCATAGACCTTGTTTCATCGCATTGCTGCCGGAAAAAGGCAGAGGCGTTTTTCCCTGAGGGAACAGAACTGAGGCCAGACAGGCTTGATCTGTTTACACGGCTTGCCGGCATAACAAAGGGGCTCAGGGAGTGGGAGAGACTCGACAAACACATTAGGGAAGGGTTTGTCAAACGCGGTTCCGGTGACGATGATGGCGGAGGGGAGGACATCGTCAGCCGCGAAGAGGTTGCAGGACTCAGGTCACTTATTTACGCACTGAACAATGATTTCATATCCCTCCCGCCGGTCAGCTCATGGAGTGATTATGCCGCAAGGTTTGCGTCTTTACTCAGGAAGTATATTGAAATAGATGAATTTCCGGATGAACATCCTGCAGGGTCTGTAATCGAGTCATTGGAATCAATCACAAAACTCGGGATAATTTATCCTGAGGTTTCAGCAGCAGAATTTATTGAAACTTTTAAAAGGTGTTTGAAAGGGTCTGAGAATAAGGTCTGCAGTAAAGATATTTCAGCAGTGCAGGTGCTGGACGCGATGTCTGCCCGTGCCATACCCTTCAGGGCATTGTTTGTAATCGGCATGAACGAGAAGGTCTTTCCAAGGAACATCAGAGAGGACCCTTTGTTGAGGGATTCAGTGCGGCATGTAATGGTGCGTACCATGGGATATAAGATAGAAGAGAAGATGAATGGCTTTGAAGAGGAGAAGCTGCTCTTTTATCTGCTCGCAAATTCAGCGAGAGAGAGATTATATATAACATTCCAGAGAACTGATGATTCAGGCGATTTAAGGATTCCTTCCTGGTACATATCTGAGGTCAGTCCGCCTGAGCCTGTAAAGGAATGGAAGATACCAAGGCGATTAGGGGATAAATATGCGGCAGGGCAGTTCTATGATTATAATCTTCTGACCCCGCATGAATTATCAACGAGGGTTATCCTTGAAGGGATTGATGCTTCTCCTGTAATGAAAGGGTTCTGCTTTAATCCGGCATTATATAAGTATGGCAGGGAGGCCATTAAGCACCATGAGAAGATGAGTGCACGACTTACGGGATTTGATGGCCTGACCGGTCAGATTGATGAATACTGGGAGAAGATTGTCATGAGCGGTATTTCCCCCACGTCAATGGAGCGGTTTGCACTTTGCCCTTTTTCGTATTTTGCAGGTCATATGCTTCGTCTCAAAAGGAGAAGGAGGGATGAGCCTGTTATGGGTATTGAACCTGCAGATGCAGGGAACATATGTCACATGGTACTAAAGAGATTCTATTCCGGATACCGTATGGCAGAGACCAGGGACTTTAAGTCCTTTCTGAACGAGACCGCCCGTTCTGTGTTTGCTGAGTTTGAGCAGAATAATCCGGTCGGATATCCCGTGATATGGGAGATAGAGAGGGAGAGGCTGCTGACGCTGCTCACGGATTTTGTGGCATATGATCTTCATGAAATGTCCCTGTCTGGATACATTCCGTATATGTATGAAGCACCTGTTAAAGGCAAATTGGCTGCCCTGCGTCTTTCTGAATGCACGTATGACATCCCCGTATATGGCATAATTGACAGGGTAGACAGGCACAAAGATCATGACCGCTTCAGGATTATAGATTATAAATTTAAGGCAGGCAGCGCTCTTCCGGCAGGAGAGGGTGACCTGATACTTTCGGCTGTAAGGGGTCAGCGACTTCAGCCTCCGTTGTATGTTTTGATGACAAAGGCATATCTGCATGATAAGGCAGGGGTGGAAAATCCTGTATGCGATGATGTGAGGTTTAATTATCTGGCGCCCAACTGGACTGATGTGGCAATTGAAGAAAGATTCAGCTCCTTCCCGGGCGACTGCTGGGAATCTGAAACAGGAGAAAAGATTCTCACTACGATTAAACTATTGCTGGAGGGCATCAGAAAAGGGCTGTTTTTCATTATGCCTGGTAATTACTGCAAGACCTGTGACTATTCAGCAATATGCAGGAAAAACCATTTTCCGACAAGGTCCCGGGCCAAAAAGGATGAATGGATTGTCAGGGATTACATGGATCTGAGAAACATGAAAATGGACTGA
- a CDS encoding UvrD-helicase domain-containing protein, with product MDCQGLHGSEKHENGLTEGVDSDMTELQDEKDRLLAVTTFDRNVVVTAGAGTGKTTLLIDRITCLLMRDTDPLRITDIIAITFTKKAANEMKVRLRNRLRFFMQSADGRLEENRYEAALLDGLIQRYKLNADSVAQRAEDALNNLEKAQIGTIHSFAGHILRLYPLEAGIAPDIEEDDGDALEGHFKREWDEWIDEELSAASPRSAKWKDVLRRISIDCVKVFAGCLCRETIPLSSPEDAVDMSSIVSWLEQEKAGAQEIFNRYKDSKKVKMQGLLQRAVELLDNAISGNNTETFNDSIPSKAPLSWDEDDYREAVRIVSVAQYISATDEEFIKRLNDLIVPFALLCRKKFVSSGNISFDGLIAFCCNLLKNKQNIRNNLKNKFKSILIDEFQDTDPLQYEIALYLAEDEGSCAKDWRELRLSPGKLFIVGDPKQSIYAFRGADIGAYHRVVDMIEGQGGVIANLSTNFRSHDRIIGVVNSVCRRIIKRRDNIQPDYVDINACPGHKALKPLQRVEMRLIDTRHEDERNLMEAAELEAMALGKFLKEEMIGKEIITDTDGSEEPVSPRHVAILFPKLTQVHEYLDVLKRLGIPYIVEGDRHFYGTQEVIDFVNILRVLDNPLDETAMCGVLRSPLGGVSDRELYELSRLSLLDYRIEAARLKEGLGKVKHSCNGTKREDVLPELIPALYGMMKQLYLNVSMLPVTDAIHYIFNNSPVLELAASSYFGEQSVANLLKIHRIAASIDEKSSLTLKGLTVLLEKKVASKEKEGESLLSEEGVDAVRILSIHRAKGLEFPVVAVAGLHGRPNRRTEAATVTHDWSRNMAGISVAGVSNYSAVMMQDKNRLIEQEEMKRLLYVAMTRARECLILSGVLGKRVYRDSFLSILMDSMGPSAGDSSAEEVRMDDGILKQTIIDYMSCSYTEPPAGEKRLTNAGIPAEKMEMLSGLWKKREKNYRALLDKPYFVTPSLIEKNPESAPVRNRRSEDPGNSSAGRAILIGNIAHHILSEWDFASDAGLFKNAVGEACKKYNSDASIQSELEEIFEIFSDSSACEEIKGAAVLGREIPFTVPWDGQVMEGVIDILYRCGDNIYAADYKTDRLREDEITSKIKEYSVSVDIYRKAVKMCTGSDLAGFKIVFLRNGISVKV from the coding sequence ATGGATTGTCAGGGATTACATGGATCTGAGAAACATGAAAATGGACTGACAGAAGGTGTTGATTCTGATATGACAGAACTACAGGATGAAAAAGACAGGCTGCTCGCAGTCACTACTTTCGACAGGAACGTAGTGGTAACAGCCGGCGCCGGTACAGGCAAGACGACCCTCCTCATTGACCGTATTACCTGCCTCCTGATGAGGGATACAGACCCCCTCAGGATTACTGATATAATTGCCATTACATTTACGAAGAAGGCCGCAAATGAGATGAAGGTGCGGCTTCGGAACAGACTCCGGTTTTTTATGCAGAGTGCAGATGGCAGACTTGAAGAGAACAGGTATGAGGCGGCATTGCTCGACGGGCTTATACAGCGGTACAAACTTAATGCAGATTCGGTAGCGCAGAGGGCTGAAGATGCCTTAAATAACCTTGAGAAGGCCCAGATAGGAACTATCCACAGCTTTGCAGGCCACATCCTCCGCCTCTATCCCCTTGAGGCCGGAATAGCCCCGGACATTGAAGAAGATGACGGCGATGCGCTTGAAGGACATTTCAAGCGTGAGTGGGATGAGTGGATTGATGAAGAGCTTTCTGCCGCGTCTCCACGCAGTGCGAAATGGAAAGATGTACTAAGGAGGATTTCCATAGACTGTGTTAAAGTCTTCGCGGGGTGCCTGTGCAGGGAGACGATTCCTCTTTCATCCCCTGAGGATGCGGTGGACATGAGCAGTATTGTGTCGTGGCTTGAACAGGAGAAGGCCGGCGCACAAGAGATATTCAACAGGTACAAAGACTCAAAGAAGGTAAAGATGCAGGGCCTTCTCCAGCGGGCTGTTGAATTGTTAGATAATGCAATCAGTGGAAATAATACAGAAACCTTCAATGACAGCATACCATCAAAAGCGCCTCTGAGCTGGGATGAGGATGACTACCGTGAAGCTGTCAGGATAGTCTCAGTTGCTCAATACATTTCTGCGACGGATGAAGAGTTCATAAAAAGATTAAATGACCTTATCGTCCCATTTGCCCTCTTGTGCAGAAAGAAGTTTGTTTCATCAGGTAACATTTCGTTTGACGGACTGATTGCCTTCTGTTGCAATCTCCTTAAAAATAAACAAAATATCCGCAATAACTTAAAGAATAAGTTTAAGTCTATACTCATTGATGAATTTCAGGACACAGATCCTCTTCAGTATGAGATTGCACTGTATCTGGCTGAAGATGAGGGTTCATGTGCGAAAGACTGGCGGGAGTTAAGGCTTTCACCAGGCAAGCTATTCATAGTGGGTGATCCGAAGCAATCTATTTATGCATTCCGGGGGGCAGATATCGGGGCATATCACAGGGTTGTTGACATGATTGAAGGTCAGGGAGGGGTAATTGCAAATCTGTCCACCAATTTCAGGAGTCATGACAGGATAATCGGCGTTGTCAACTCTGTCTGCAGGCGAATCATAAAAAGGCGTGATAACATTCAGCCTGACTATGTGGATATAAATGCATGTCCGGGGCATAAGGCTCTAAAGCCTCTCCAAAGGGTTGAAATGCGATTGATTGATACACGCCATGAGGATGAACGTAATTTAATGGAGGCAGCAGAGCTTGAGGCGATGGCGTTAGGAAAGTTTTTAAAGGAAGAGATGATAGGAAAAGAAATTATCACAGACACAGACGGAAGTGAGGAGCCTGTGTCACCGCGTCATGTCGCGATATTATTTCCCAAGCTGACTCAGGTTCATGAGTATCTGGATGTGTTGAAACGCCTTGGGATACCTTACATTGTGGAAGGAGACAGGCATTTTTACGGCACTCAGGAGGTGATAGACTTTGTGAACATCCTCCGGGTGCTCGACAATCCCCTGGATGAGACCGCTATGTGCGGCGTTTTGCGTTCACCCCTGGGGGGTGTTTCTGACAGGGAACTTTATGAGTTAAGCCGGTTATCATTGCTCGATTACCGTATTGAGGCCGCAAGGCTTAAGGAGGGACTGGGTAAAGTAAAGCACTCATGCAATGGCACTAAGCGTGAAGATGTGCTCCCTGAACTGATCCCGGCATTATATGGCATGATGAAACAGCTATACCTGAATGTTTCAATGTTGCCAGTGACTGATGCCATTCATTATATATTTAACAATTCACCTGTACTTGAACTTGCAGCTTCATCATATTTTGGCGAGCAGTCAGTTGCCAACCTCCTTAAAATACACAGGATAGCAGCGTCAATTGATGAGAAATCAAGTCTGACCCTCAAAGGATTAACGGTTCTTCTGGAGAAGAAGGTTGCTTCGAAGGAGAAGGAAGGGGAAAGTCTTCTTTCCGAAGAGGGGGTGGATGCTGTCAGGATCCTGAGCATACACAGGGCCAAAGGGCTTGAGTTTCCTGTCGTGGCAGTGGCCGGTCTTCATGGCAGACCAAACCGGAGAACGGAAGCTGCAACTGTGACCCATGATTGGTCAAGGAATATGGCAGGCATTAGTGTGGCCGGGGTGAGTAATTATTCCGCTGTCATGATGCAGGATAAGAACAGGCTGATAGAACAGGAGGAGATGAAAAGACTTTTATATGTAGCTATGACGAGGGCCAGGGAATGCCTTATCCTGTCAGGTGTGCTTGGAAAGAGGGTTTACAGGGATAGTTTTCTCTCAATACTAATGGATAGCATGGGACCCTCTGCCGGAGACAGCAGCGCAGAAGAAGTCAGGATGGATGACGGAATTCTAAAACAGACTATAATTGATTACATGTCATGTTCTTATACAGAACCCCCGGCAGGAGAGAAGAGGCTGACGAATGCCGGAATCCCGGCAGAGAAGATGGAGATGCTTTCAGGTCTCTGGAAAAAAAGAGAGAAAAATTACAGGGCTCTTCTTGACAAGCCTTATTTTGTAACGCCGTCATTAATAGAAAAAAATCCGGAGTCTGCTCCGGTAAGGAACCGGAGATCAGAAGATCCGGGAAATTCATCTGCAGGTCGGGCAATCCTTATTGGGAACATTGCACATCATATCCTTTCTGAGTGGGACTTTGCATCTGATGCAGGATTGTTTAAAAATGCAGTGGGAGAGGCGTGCAAAAAATATAATTCTGACGCATCAATCCAATCGGAGCTTGAAGAAATATTTGAGATATTTTCTGATTCATCTGCCTGTGAAGAGATAAAGGGGGCAGCGGTGCTGGGGAGAGAAATTCCGTTTACGGTTCCGTGGGACGGTCAGGTCATGGAAGGGGTCATTGATATCCTCTACAGGTGCGGAGACAATATATATGCGGCAGACTACAAGACAGACAGGCTCAGGGAGGATGAGATAACATCAAAGATTAAGGAATATTCCGTATCAGTTGATATATACCGAAAAGCGGTGAAGATGTGCACCGGTTCTGATCTGGCCGGGTTTAAAATTGTTTTCCTTCGTAATGGAATTAGTGTGAAAGTTTGA
- a CDS encoding RNA-binding protein, whose translation MSVKLYVGNLSYEVTESELNELFTPFGTVESARIITDKFTGNSKGFGFVEMSNREEANQAMNDLNGKTIHNRALVVNEARPQTKAPRGGGGGFGGRSSRGGGGGSKGGRPQRRSY comes from the coding sequence ATGTCGGTTAAGCTTTATGTAGGCAATCTGTCTTATGAAGTCACAGAATCAGAATTAAACGAACTGTTTACACCATTTGGAACAGTGGAAAGCGCCAGGATCATCACAGACAAGTTTACAGGAAACTCCAAAGGATTCGGATTTGTAGAAATGTCAAACCGTGAGGAGGCAAATCAGGCAATGAACGATCTAAATGGAAAGACGATTCACAATCGCGCTTTGGTTGTAAACGAGGCCCGTCCACAGACCAAGGCCCCGCGCGGCGGAGGCGGCGGTTTTGGCGGCCGTTCATCCCGTGGAGGGGGCGGCGGCAGCAAGGGCGGCAGACCACAAAGAAGAAGCTATTAG
- a CDS encoding peptidylprolyl isomerase yields the protein MSVSEGSQVSIEYTLRLDDKTVIDSNVGGAPLTYVHGSHQIIPGLEKSLTGMKVGDKKEVRVKPEDGYGPVDNNALLEVNKEQVPSESIVKGSNLQGRDNNGNIFTARVTEVKDKTVVLDFNHPLAGKTLYFEVKVLNILDVPQP from the coding sequence ATGAGTGTATCAGAAGGCAGCCAGGTATCAATAGAATATACCCTCAGACTCGACGACAAAACTGTAATAGACAGCAACGTAGGTGGCGCGCCGCTTACCTATGTTCATGGATCCCATCAGATTATACCGGGTCTTGAGAAATCACTGACAGGGATGAAGGTCGGCGATAAGAAAGAGGTCAGGGTAAAACCGGAAGATGGCTATGGTCCTGTTGACAATAATGCGCTGCTCGAGGTGAATAAGGAGCAGGTCCCGTCTGAATCAATAGTAAAAGGTTCTAACCTTCAGGGCCGTGACAATAATGGAAATATCTTTACCGCCCGCGTTACAGAAGTAAAAGATAAGACAGTGGTGCTCGACTTCAACCATCCTCTGGCAGGCAAAACTCTTTATTTTGAAGTTAAGGTACTGAATATACTGGATGTTCCACAGCCATAA
- the nusA gene encoding transcription termination/antitermination protein NusA, translating into MSRELINVIEQISREKGINGAIIIDAVKAALLSAAKKRFGVTDNIQVEIDPRSGEIQVILIKKIVEEVTNPKEEISLEEARTMDDEAELGDEIGALIEVGDFGRIAAQTAKQVIFQKVREAEWDTVYKDFIDRQGEIVHGVILGHENRNYIVDLGKTEGLLPMKEQIPRETFKRGDRIKAYLLEVKPSAKGPQLILSRSHPNFVSKLFATEVPEIYERIVEIKDVVREPGDRTKISVLSKDPAVDPVGACVGMKGSRVQAVVRELRGEKIDIIPWSDDPRVFIAEALSPAVVDRVGMNEEEKSALVVVTDQQLSLAIGKKGQNVRLAAKLTNWKIDIISETEYEQKRAREKESEISESMAREMEAGQEAETKE; encoded by the coding sequence ATGAGCAGGGAACTAATTAATGTAATTGAGCAGATTAGCAGGGAAAAGGGTATCAATGGGGCCATTATAATTGATGCTGTAAAGGCAGCCCTTTTATCAGCGGCAAAAAAACGCTTTGGGGTTACGGACAACATTCAGGTGGAGATTGACCCCAGGTCAGGCGAGATACAGGTTATATTAATAAAGAAGATAGTTGAAGAGGTGACAAATCCTAAAGAAGAGATTTCTCTTGAAGAGGCAAGGACTATGGACGATGAAGCCGAACTCGGGGATGAGATCGGGGCCTTGATAGAGGTAGGAGACTTTGGCAGGATTGCAGCGCAGACAGCAAAGCAGGTCATATTCCAGAAGGTCAGAGAGGCTGAGTGGGATACAGTCTACAAGGACTTCATAGACCGTCAGGGGGAGATTGTCCATGGTGTAATCCTGGGGCATGAGAACAGAAATTATATTGTTGACCTCGGAAAGACTGAAGGCCTTCTGCCTATGAAAGAGCAGATTCCGAGGGAGACATTCAAGCGTGGTGACCGGATTAAGGCCTATCTGCTGGAGGTCAAGCCGTCCGCAAAGGGTCCTCAGCTTATCCTGTCGAGAAGCCATCCTAATTTTGTCAGCAAGTTGTTTGCAACAGAGGTTCCGGAAATATATGAAAGGATAGTGGAGATTAAAGATGTCGTAAGGGAACCTGGTGACAGGACAAAGATATCTGTTTTATCAAAGGATCCTGCAGTTGACCCTGTCGGTGCATGTGTCGGCATGAAGGGTTCGCGGGTGCAGGCAGTTGTGCGTGAGTTAAGGGGTGAGAAGATAGATATAATTCCATGGTCGGATGACCCGAGGGTATTTATTGCTGAGGCTCTGAGTCCGGCCGTTGTTGACAGGGTTGGGATGAACGAAGAGGAAAAATCCGCGCTTGTTGTGGTGACGGATCAGCAGTTGTCGCTTGCAATAGGGAAAAAGGGACAGAATGTCAGGCTTGCCGCAAAACTTACAAACTGGAAAATTGATATAATAAGTGAAACCGAATATGAACAGAAACGTGCCAGGGAGAAGGAGTCTGAGATTTCTGAGAGTATGGCAAGGGAGATGGAGGCAGGACAGGAGGCCGAAACCAAGGAGTAA